DNA from Quercus lobata isolate SW786 chromosome 1, ValleyOak3.0 Primary Assembly, whole genome shotgun sequence:
AACACATACCTGCTCCCAGATAGCCTTCATAGATTATAAGTGCAACAAAGTAACCCTGAGGTTGGGTTCTATACTATAAAGCATTAGAGACATGATTAGGTGATTCTCTTGATCCTAAAGACTTTTCTAGGTAAAACATATGTAGTGAAGGTAGACAAGCCAGCTGAGTTGGTTGCATTGATCGTAGATGCAGAGGATAATGGCCTATTGGCTTGTCATACTAGAGGTGATTGAATAAGCCctttacttcaaaaaatatttcaattaggCCCAATACATGTAGTTCTTACCATTGAACTTAATAGAAGTCATAGGAGAGCTTAATATAGTTGGAGTTTACAGGTGTTTTAGAAACCCAACTTAAAAAATTGTGTTCTCAAAATTAATGtgcaaaccttttttttttttgtttttgagaacaCCGTTTTGGTGTTTTCAGATCctcctttttttggttttgctaCAAAGGCATCACTTTTATAAATATTAGAACTGGGTTTCCGAAACTTGTTAATGGTTACATTCTCCAATCTCTCACCCTCCCCCTTTCTCTCTGTGGAATTCATGAGTTCTTGCAGTGGCACTTGTTGACGCGGCTGAAGCTCAAGCCGGTGATTTGATGACACAAGTCAATGGTCTTGTGGGCCTTGAGTTCTTGTGGGTTGATGGTCCGTGACTGAAGCTCTAGTCGGCAGCTATGAGTTATGGTGGTGGCTTTTTGGTGTTTCCCAACGTGATTCTGGTGGAGTTTCTTTTACAGAGTCAAGAGGGTCTACCCTGGCCAATGACTTTTCAGAGGATGCTCAAAATCTTCCAACTACTTCTGTGCCAGTATTGGTATAGCTCATTGCTGACCAGGAACTGTAAACCAAGAAACTGTTTGCAGCAGGAACCACCGCTCTCTAGCAAATTCTTCTATAAGTCTCAAATGAATGTCAAATGTGGTGGAACTCAATTGTTGTGTCCTTAGGTGTTTGACATGCCAATCTCTAAAGAGAAGTTTCCTACAAACAAttgttcatgattttttttcaaatcatatTTTTGGATGCTTTGTTATTCATTTTATGGTCTCGTTTGCTAAAACAATTAGTATTACTTGCTTTATATTGAAGCTTAGTCCCCACATTTTAATGAGACAAatcattaattttcattttcccaCAAATTCCAGATATCCTACCTTGTAGCTGCTCCCTTAGGGATTAAGAGAATCTGCTTTGGAGGTTCTTACATTCGAGGGCATGCCTCTACAATGGATAACATTTCTTACGGACTGAACTTCTGGTAAGAGTTTGCTACTTATTTCACTTTTGGATTGTGGTTTAAATTGTTCTTTTTCAAAGTCATAACTTGATCGAGCAATCTATTCCTTTGATATAAAGTGCCATCAAGCATCTGTTTCCTTTTCTtatgtttctctatttttttcttaggTCTAAAGGTCAAGTAGCAGCTGTGTTTTTGCAACATGAAGGTTTCTTAGGAGCTGTTGGTGCACTCCTGAACTACAAGAAGATCGATCTTAACATATTAATGCCACAGAAGCTCACTGCATATGATTCTTCTAGACTTTCAGTCGTTGGTGAAGAATTTCATGGGAAATTAGAGGAGAGAGTAAGTAATTCCAGCTACCATTTCCTAGTATATGAAGTTCATGAACCTGTTTTGCATTTgtcattaattttaaatttagatgaAATGCTTATAGATAACTATAGTGTATCTGGATTAGACTTGTACAATtatgtgctctctctctctctctctgtctctctctccacaCGCACACATGTGCATGTGTTGTGTCTTCCTATCTATTGTGTGCGCGTTGTGTCTTTCTATCCATTACTCTACATGCACTGTATTTATGGATATGCGAATGCGAGTGGGAACATGAGAATCATCATATTCATGGTTGGACCCACTTTGCTTTagaagtttaatttattgatagCTTTACTCATCTACATATGATTTActacaattataaaaaataaaaattgaacagCTAAATGAGGACGAGTATGAGTCTGCTATTAAGTTTCGGGGTTAAGCTTTAGTCCAGTTCACCGGAGCACTAGAGCCAAGCTGTATCCTAAGTTCAGGTCTACTGGTGGAATCCCCTACAAGTGATAAATTGTTAGCCATTGGTAACTAAAATGCTTGAATAATTAGTGTAGTCAAATTTAAAATGATGATTATGAGGAAGCTGTTTCACCAATCTTACTCTTCATAATGAAAAGTGCATTTATTATTGTAGTTCTGGATGTAATGTAATTTGCGAGTGTTGATGGCCTTTTGCTTGCAGGTGGAAGATCATCTCAATAGAGAGGTCGAGATACTAAAAACTGAACTTGATAGATTACAAAATGACAAGGCAACACTTGTTAAAACGTTAAAGAATTTAGAAAGTAAACTATGCAAACTATGCGGTAGCTGTAGTAAACTATGCAGTAGCTGTGAGACAAGCAACATAAGCCAATGATGGTGAAATTCCTAGATGAACAATATGGAATGGTGTTCCACATAGATGGCTGAAAGCTGAAAACCATCAAAGAAGAAAGATTCAACCATGGCTTAAAATTATAACCGAGCTCCAGTGTCTACAGTTGAACCTTACAATATTGATTACTACACTATGGTCATTTGGTAATATAGTATTACTTATTGATTAAAAGTGTTAAGTGTGTAACTTCTTGTAACTTCTTTTTTACACTACAGCatgagattattattattattattatttctcacGTTTCCTCTGGTTAAATGAAGCTCACATGAATTTGTAAGTTGTCCAGGGAGAATAAGCATGCTATGCAAGATGTTTCTTTGTGTGAATAAATATACAAAGAAACATCACTATTAATGTAAGGGGTAAGCCTTTCATCGACCATATATTATTGGAGGTGGTATCTAGTGTCTGTAATTCTGTTACATGCAGTAGAAACTAGAATTAACACCAAATGCTTTTTCATACTATACAACTTGGCCCAAGTAGGCCCAGTTACTTACTGCCTAACTTGGCACCACAACGCAGAAGCAAAACAACCTCAGGTTTTTTCTCCGAGTTGAGTCATTGTTAACCGAACAACATATGTCGTACATAGTTTGGGAGTTGCTAAGCTATTGGCTT
Protein-coding regions in this window:
- the LOC115954108 gene encoding pantothenate kinase 1-like, producing the protein MDNFKDIGHYFWSVIIPVLCKFASHNLSASAIASCFGKVNGNKKLSGYKAEDMAASLLRNFTYLIAQISYLVAAPLGIKRICFGGSYIRGHASTMDNISYGLNFWSKGQVAAVFLQHEGFLGAVGALLNYKKIDLNILMPQKLTAYDSSRLSVVGEEFHGKLEERVEDHLNREVEILKTELDRLQNDKATLVKTLKNLESKLCKLCGSCSKLCSSCETSNISQ